In Dermacentor variabilis isolate Ectoservices chromosome 11, ASM5094787v1, whole genome shotgun sequence, one genomic interval encodes:
- the LOC142563913 gene encoding uncharacterized protein LOC142563913 — translation MALATQRYKLVGFTKELDRRSLHFVEPLPAYRICKACGLVPRMAAFLPCSDVVCKLCYEQCRLNHNFCPLHGQMFKEEDVDWREFTADALLRRQVKCWNEESGCDMVIAASELYEHFFQDCEYHTTSCPKCSAPILCNDVFAHLRSDCADHTLSRMSRAPQASSSDPEAMLIALNTSLDARVGETKDILSEALSESSAQLNNRLNELFLCMNTIKQALLQPSTSEICAGPSHVPEAAAGVASIRAVKQIVNAHGDRPTELLDSISSPSYTPSRTVGDTEMTSLKRPKQNTNNPSMVQTKSSKSVAERTPSLKEISRSLEESDEIQMGTGLDHLTNFTTSENSATNSSSITAPREILEQEQQQTQLDREEDAESTGNTKRCQLTVRALNSMRKFAEVNGSFDYVGEKIYLSGYHMLAGVKLIKRDGSVTMHARIKLIKGLNDECLHWPFKRNIKVIAVHPSEHQVRHCVNYTFLSISHFGKPGPFGNTPLYFAESSLCLEDLEREGYTVDDKVQLAWELA, via the exons ATGGCTCTTGCCACTCAGCGGTACAAGTTAGTCGGCTTCACCAAGGAACTGGACCGGAGATCTTTGCACTTCGTCGAGCCGCTTCCGGCATATAGAATATGCAAAGCGTGCGGCCTGGTGCCGAGAATGGCAGCTTTTCTGCCATGTTCAGACGTAGTCTGCAAATTGTGCTACGAGCAGTGCCGGCTTAACCACAACTTCTGTCCGCTCCATGGCCAAATGTTCAAGGAAGAAGATGTCGACTGGAGAGAATTTACTGCGGACGCCCTGCTCAGACGACAG gTAAAATGCTGGAATGAAGAAAGTGGCTGCGACATGGTCATCGCTGCCTCCGAGCTCTACGAGCATTTCTTCCAAGATTGTGAATACCACACCACGTCTTGTCCTAAGTGCTCGGCTCCGATTCTTTGCAACGATGTCTTCGCACACCTCAGAAGTGACTGTGCCGATCATACTTTGTCTCGCATGTCTAGAGCCCCGCAGGCTTCCTCCAGTGACCCAGAAGCAATGCTGATAGCTTTGAACACAAGCTTAGATGCGAGAGTTGGCGAAACAAAGGACATCCTAAGTGAAGCGCTGAGCGAGAGTAGCGCTCAGCTCAATAACCGACTAAATGAGCTTTTTCTCTGTATGAACACGATCAAACAAGCATTGTTACAGCCATCCACAAGTGAAATTTGTGCAGGGCCAAGTCATGTTCCAGAAGCGGCTGCTGGTGTTGCCTCCATCAGGGCAGTCAAGCAAATTGTTAACGCACACGGCGACAGGCCCACCGAACTTTTAGATAGCATAAGCAGTCCAAGTTACACTCCAAGCCGAACTGTAGGAGATACCGAAATGACAAGCCTCAAGAGGCCCAAACAAAACACAAATAATCCGAGCATGGTTCAGACAAAATCGAGCAAAAGCGTGGCAGAACGCACTCCCAGTCTCAAAGAAATTTCCCGGAGCCTGGAGGAGTCTGATGAAATCCAAATGGGAACCGGTCTGGACCATTTGACAAATTTTACAACCTCTGAAAACAGTGCCACGAACTCTAGTTCTATCACGGCACCTAGAGAGATTCTGGAACAAGAACAACAGCAAACGCAACTCGATAGAGAAGAAGATGCAGAAAGCACAGGTAACACCAAACGTTGCCAGCTCACTGTGAGGGCACTaaattcaatgagaaaatttgcagAAGTAAATGGCTCTTTTGATTACGTTGGCGAAAAAATATACCTCTCTGGCTATCACATGTTGGCAGGCGTGAAGCTCATTAAGCGTGATGGTTCTGTGACCATGCACGCACGTATTAAGCTTATCAAAGGCTTGAACGATGAATGTCTCCACTGGCCATTCAAACGAAACATCAAGGTGATCGCTGTACATCCGTCTGAGCACCAAGTGCGCCATTGTGTAAATTATACTTTTCTCAGTATTTCGCACTTTGGAAAGCCAGGACCATTTGGCAACACACCCTTATATTTTGCAGAGTCTTCATTATGCTTGGAAGATCTTGAGCGTGAAGGATACACAGTAGATGACAAGGTTCAGCTGGCCTGGGAGCTTGCTTAG
- the LOC142563915 gene encoding uncharacterized protein LOC142563915 isoform X4, with the protein MALQTQRYTLVGFSKELDRRSLHFVEPIPANRICKVCSLVPRMTAFLPCLHVVCKTCYEQCQLNDDNFCPLDGNMFREGDVDWRDFPADVLLRRQASADTISKMLE; encoded by the coding sequence ATGGCTCTTCAGACCCAGCGCTACACGTTGGTCGGCTTCTCCAAGGAACTGGACCGGAGATCTTTGCACTTCGTCGAACCGATTCCGGCGAACAGAATATGCAAAGTGTGCAGCCTGGTACCGAGAATGACAGCTTTTCTGCCATGTTTACACGTAGTCTGCAAAACGTGCTACGAGCAGTGCCAGCTTAACGACGACAACTTCTGTCCGCTCGATGGTAACATGTTCAGAGAAGGCGACGTCGACTGGAGAGATTTTCCTGCGGACGTTCTGCTCAGACGACAGGCAAGTGCTGATACTATCA